Proteins from a single region of Chryseobacterium sp. W4I1:
- a CDS encoding alpha/beta hydrolase family protein, whose protein sequence is MNKAILIMIGLLTAILSKAQEKWIIKSDYLVSSDPVLVFKPKAYSKSEKYPLVYLLHGYSENYKQWSQTTDLQKLADQYGFIIVTPDGFTSYYINSPVNKKSQYEDFFFKELVPKVHRSFNIDDKNIFISGLSMGGYGALRYFISHPDYFNTAGSTSGALELDYPNFQKVSQHFWQTNRLIDDLTTNIGDPKMVNWNQYSISTLLTQHPDFKKAFIFDCGTEDILYSNSLKLKHQTESLKIPVTFISQPGDHNTEYWNRSIDHHFVYFKQHLKE, encoded by the coding sequence ATGAACAAAGCCATACTGATAATGATCGGATTATTAACAGCAATTTTATCGAAAGCACAGGAAAAATGGATTATAAAGTCAGACTATTTAGTATCATCAGACCCGGTTTTAGTCTTTAAACCAAAAGCATACAGCAAATCAGAAAAATATCCTCTGGTGTATCTTTTACATGGTTACAGTGAGAATTATAAGCAATGGTCGCAAACTACAGACTTACAAAAGTTAGCTGATCAATATGGTTTTATCATTGTCACACCAGACGGTTTTACTTCCTATTATATTAACAGTCCGGTAAATAAAAAGTCGCAGTATGAGGATTTTTTCTTCAAGGAATTGGTTCCGAAAGTACATCGATCGTTTAATATTGACGATAAAAATATTTTCATCAGCGGATTGAGTATGGGTGGTTACGGAGCCTTGCGGTATTTTATTTCACACCCTGATTATTTTAATACAGCAGGTTCCACAAGTGGAGCGTTAGAGCTTGATTATCCAAATTTTCAGAAAGTCAGTCAGCATTTTTGGCAGACCAACAGACTGATCGATGATCTGACAACAAATATTGGTGATCCCAAAATGGTAAATTGGAATCAATACAGTATATCAACCCTTTTGACACAGCATCCGGATTTTAAGAAAGCATTTATTTTTGATTGTGGTACGGAAGATATTTTATACTCAAATTCCCTAAAATTAAAACATCAGACCGAAAGCCTGAAAATCCCGGTTACTTTTATCAGCCAGCCTGGAGATCATAATACAGAATACTGGAACAGGTCTATTGATCATCATTTTGTATATTTCAAACAACATTTGAAAGAATAA
- the rimM gene encoding ribosome maturation factor RimM (Essential for efficient processing of 16S rRNA), with protein MRKEDCYLLGKITRRHGLAGNVILKLDTDQPELYNKLESIFVEINGLLVPFFIEKTSWSKNDALNLAFKNSSEALVDQSLGKSVYLPLASLPKLSGKQFYYHEIIGFDILDENGNECGVIRSVNDQTAQNYFVTNLDGKEVVIPIIKDWILEVNRDERFIKMQLPEGLIDVFLVSSKKDE; from the coding sequence ATGCGTAAAGAAGATTGCTATTTATTAGGAAAAATCACACGCAGACATGGCCTTGCGGGAAACGTTATCCTTAAACTGGATACCGATCAACCCGAGCTTTACAATAAATTGGAATCAATATTCGTTGAAATCAACGGATTATTGGTTCCTTTTTTTATTGAAAAAACATCATGGAGTAAAAATGATGCGCTTAACCTGGCCTTTAAAAATTCTTCCGAGGCATTGGTAGACCAGTCTTTAGGGAAAAGTGTCTACTTACCGCTTGCCTCACTTCCCAAACTTTCCGGGAAACAATTCTACTACCATGAGATCATTGGCTTCGATATCCTTGATGAAAATGGTAATGAATGTGGGGTCATAAGATCTGTCAACGACCAGACTGCCCAAAACTATTTCGTAACCAATCTGGACGGAAAAGAAGTGGTGATTCCTATCATCAAAGACTGGATCCTTGAAGTGAACAGAGATGAAAGATTCATCAAAATGCAGCTTCCTGAAGGACTTATCGACGTTTTTTTAGTTTCCTCTAAAAAAGACGAGTAA
- a CDS encoding Crp/Fnr family transcriptional regulator, giving the protein MLTNELINKIIQTGQKTELKKNDFFIKESEVCDCIGIVESGTLYGYFEDADCNFIVSELYGKNSVITSYRSFLTGIPSPGSIKVYSDAVLYVIDKVKYDELLQQQEWAFVFKEISDHLFINKCFKETSLIKLKARERYLELLSQRSNIEQDFPQYLIASFLKIRPETLSRLKSLDLHQDK; this is encoded by the coding sequence ATGCTAACAAATGAACTGATCAATAAAATAATACAGACTGGTCAAAAAACCGAACTAAAAAAGAACGACTTTTTCATAAAAGAAAGCGAAGTCTGCGATTGTATCGGAATTGTAGAAAGCGGTACTTTATATGGCTATTTTGAAGATGCAGATTGTAATTTCATTGTGAGTGAACTGTATGGCAAAAACTCCGTTATTACTTCGTACAGAAGTTTTTTAACAGGTATTCCGTCTCCAGGTTCCATTAAAGTGTATTCAGATGCTGTACTTTATGTTATTGACAAAGTGAAATATGATGAACTTTTGCAACAGCAGGAATGGGCTTTTGTTTTTAAGGAAATTTCAGACCATCTGTTTATCAATAAGTGTTTTAAAGAAACTTCTCTTATCAAACTGAAAGCCAGAGAGCGATATCTGGAACTGCTTTCTCAACGGAGTAATATTGAACAGGATTTTCCACAGTATCTTATCGCCTCATTCCTTAAAATCCGTCCGGAAACTCTATCGAGATTAAAAAGTCTTGACCTACATCAAGATAAATAA
- a CDS encoding helix-turn-helix domain-containing protein, giving the protein MRKENSTNAVNEQFLFQVCELNSAVAMISGRWKSQIVYSISQGNNRFHLLKKELPNISEQVLGRQLKELETHAVIVKKEIPDTVPAGVKYVLTNKGLSLIPILESLCDWGKTYAEGKEITVCPMA; this is encoded by the coding sequence ATGCGCAAAGAAAATTCCACCAATGCAGTGAACGAACAGTTTTTATTTCAGGTTTGTGAGCTCAATTCAGCGGTTGCTATGATTAGCGGACGTTGGAAGTCACAAATTGTATATTCTATTTCACAGGGAAACAACCGTTTTCACCTCCTGAAAAAGGAATTACCGAATATTTCCGAACAGGTCTTAGGCCGGCAGCTTAAAGAATTGGAAACTCATGCCGTGATTGTCAAAAAAGAAATTCCCGACACCGTTCCTGCCGGCGTTAAATATGTCTTAACCAATAAAGGTTTAAGCTTAATTCCGATTCTGGAAAGCCTGTGTGATTGGGGAAAAACCTATGCTGAAGGAAAAGAAATTACAGTTTGTCCTATGGCGTAG
- a CDS encoding helix-turn-helix domain-containing protein: MKTECIGDHVKLKGKTYPCTVSLTMDLVGGKWKAVILYHLKDGSKRYNELRKELTSVTEMTLSLQLKQLEKDGLVSRKVHGEKPPIKVVYSLTALGKTFVPVLEAITEWGNQVVTENGEFINGLEKESN; encoded by the coding sequence ATGAAAACAGAATGTATTGGCGATCATGTCAAATTAAAGGGCAAAACATATCCCTGTACCGTAAGCCTTACAATGGATCTGGTAGGCGGAAAATGGAAAGCGGTTATTCTTTATCACCTGAAAGACGGGTCTAAAAGATATAACGAACTTCGTAAAGAACTCACATCAGTTACCGAAATGACGCTGAGTTTACAGCTGAAGCAACTAGAAAAAGACGGTTTAGTATCAAGAAAAGTGCATGGTGAAAAACCACCGATTAAAGTGGTTTACAGCTTAACTGCCCTTGGAAAAACTTTTGTTCCTGTTTTAGAAGCGATCACGGAATGGGGTAATCAGGTGGTTACCGAAAATGGAGAATTTATTAATGGACTTGAAAAAGAGTCAAATTAA
- a CDS encoding YqaE/Pmp3 family membrane protein, with the protein MLLAILLPFLSFILRGKIITGIICLILQITVIGWLPAAIWAVLSLNNARAERRNEKLIRTIKENRY; encoded by the coding sequence ATGTTACTTGCCATTTTACTTCCTTTTCTATCCTTTATACTCCGTGGAAAAATTATTACGGGTATTATCTGTCTGATACTACAAATTACTGTGATCGGTTGGCTTCCAGCAGCAATTTGGGCTGTTCTGTCTCTGAATAATGCAAGGGCCGAACGACGCAATGAAAAACTGATCCGTACCATTAAAGAAAACCGGTACTAG
- a CDS encoding tautomerase family protein — MPLVRITLSEKYNQETQDLISKSIHQALIKEFNVPEDDYFHIIESVKPGQLRYPETYLGVKHTEAILFVHITASIGRSVEQKKNLYKSIALNIEKSTQINPQEIIVVLTENVKENWSFGNGELQTFNHI, encoded by the coding sequence ATGCCATTAGTAAGAATTACATTATCCGAAAAATATAATCAAGAGACTCAGGATCTCATTTCAAAATCAATTCATCAAGCTTTAATAAAGGAATTTAATGTTCCTGAAGATGATTATTTTCATATCATTGAAAGCGTTAAACCTGGACAGCTCCGTTATCCTGAAACCTATCTGGGAGTGAAGCATACAGAAGCCATACTTTTTGTTCACATCACTGCATCGATAGGCAGAAGCGTTGAGCAAAAAAAGAATTTGTATAAAAGTATTGCTTTAAATATTGAAAAATCAACACAAATAAATCCCCAGGAAATCATTGTTGTATTAACTGAGAACGTCAAAGAAAACTGGTCTTTTGGAAACGGTGAACTGCAAACCTTTAATCATATTTAA
- a CDS encoding NAD(P)H-dependent oxidoreductase, whose product MKILIILAHPEEKSFNAAMFNTAIKSLEEAGHEVKTTDLYKKNYQPVSGKENFSQLNNPNYFKQQDEELFAVQQFTLMPDIVSEQEKVEWCDILIWQFPLYWFSAPAILKGWADKVFTMGKFYDNGKIFSNGFSVGKQAMLSVTTGGPEKNYTDDKYGDIDSILFPIHRGIFEFLGFSVLQPEIVYSVERLTDEERKTHLDNWSKRLINIETEITKIKMIN is encoded by the coding sequence ATGAAAATACTGATCATCCTTGCTCATCCTGAAGAAAAAAGTTTCAATGCAGCTATGTTCAACACTGCAATCAAAAGTCTGGAAGAAGCAGGTCACGAAGTGAAAACTACCGATTTATACAAAAAAAATTATCAGCCGGTAAGCGGAAAAGAAAATTTTTCCCAACTCAATAATCCCAATTATTTTAAACAGCAGGATGAGGAGTTATTTGCCGTACAGCAATTTACATTAATGCCGGATATTGTATCGGAACAGGAGAAAGTTGAATGGTGTGACATCCTAATCTGGCAATTCCCTTTATATTGGTTCTCGGCTCCTGCTATTCTGAAAGGTTGGGCGGATAAAGTTTTTACTATGGGCAAATTCTATGATAACGGAAAAATTTTCAGCAATGGTTTTTCTGTTGGAAAACAAGCAATGCTTTCTGTGACAACCGGCGGTCCTGAAAAAAATTATACTGATGACAAATATGGTGATATAGATTCCATTTTATTTCCAATACATCGTGGCATTTTTGAATTTCTCGGCTTTTCAGTTTTGCAGCCGGAAATTGTTTATTCTGTGGAAAGGCTCACTGACGAAGAAAGAAAAACTCATTTAGATAATTGGTCAAAAAGACTGATCAATATTGAGACAGAGATCACAAAAATCAAGATGATCAATTAA
- a CDS encoding serine hydrolase, whose translation MQSKNIFLCLFFIIFSFKTAVAQTYEKKIDSLIFTGFGNKNEPGGTFLIAKKGKILYRKAFGKANLELDINMTPENVFQIGSMTKQFTAVAVLMLEQQGKLRVNDPVSKYIKDYPSGDKITIHHLLTHTSGIKDFTKMKALSTIAQKEMKPEMMVDFFKNEPVDFAPGEKFEYNNSGYVVLGYIIELVSGQTYEDFIKKNIFEKAGMAHSYYASDRQLIPKRAYGYHQKEYGFVNKTVISFSVPFSSGSLMSTVDDMLKWQQALNQNILLNEVETKKAFQKYKLNSGEEFTYGYGWHLKEIDGIPDREHGGSIFGFKSMGVYIPSEDIYVIGLSSCDCHSPTEIVRNMAKMTLQTVKK comes from the coding sequence ATGCAATCAAAAAATATTTTCTTATGTCTGTTTTTTATTATATTTTCATTCAAAACAGCTGTTGCCCAAACGTATGAAAAGAAAATAGACAGTCTTATTTTCACCGGATTTGGCAACAAAAATGAACCAGGCGGAACTTTTCTGATCGCCAAAAAAGGAAAAATCCTATACCGGAAAGCTTTTGGAAAGGCCAACCTGGAACTGGATATCAATATGACTCCTGAAAATGTTTTCCAGATCGGTTCTATGACTAAGCAGTTCACGGCTGTAGCTGTTTTAATGCTGGAACAACAGGGAAAATTAAGGGTCAATGATCCGGTTTCTAAATATATCAAAGACTATCCTTCGGGAGATAAAATCACAATCCATCATCTGCTGACGCATACTTCCGGCATTAAGGATTTTACGAAGATGAAAGCTTTATCAACTATCGCACAGAAGGAAATGAAACCTGAAATGATGGTCGATTTTTTCAAAAATGAACCTGTGGACTTTGCTCCCGGAGAAAAATTTGAGTACAATAATTCGGGATATGTAGTGTTGGGATATATTATTGAGCTGGTTTCCGGACAGACCTACGAGGATTTCATCAAAAAAAATATTTTCGAAAAAGCAGGAATGGCTCATTCTTATTATGCTAGCGATCGCCAGCTTATTCCTAAGAGAGCTTATGGGTATCACCAGAAAGAGTATGGATTTGTGAACAAAACCGTAATCAGCTTCAGTGTCCCTTTTTCATCAGGTTCCCTGATGTCTACGGTGGATGATATGTTGAAATGGCAGCAGGCTCTGAACCAAAATATACTGCTTAATGAAGTTGAAACTAAAAAAGCTTTTCAGAAATATAAATTGAATAGCGGTGAAGAATTCACCTACGGCTATGGCTGGCATCTGAAAGAGATTGATGGAATTCCGGACAGGGAACATGGCGGTAGTATTTTCGGGTTTAAAAGTATGGGTGTTTATATTCCTTCAGAAGATATTTATGTAATTGGATTGAGCAGCTGCGATTGCCACTCTCCAACAGAGATTGTAAGAAATATGGCAAAGATGACTTTACAAACGGTTAAAAAATAA
- a CDS encoding nitroreductase has translation MNKAEILKDIIEQRRSIFPKDYSETEIPQEVIEEILHSATLAPNHKRTKPWRFKIFKGEEKAALASEMQAIYKATQPEQTFLEKKYQDIGFKINKSDAVISIVVNFSGMVPEWEEIAAVSMAVQNMYLTCTANEVGCYWSSPAIVNHLKDSLTIEENQKCLGLFYMGNVAE, from the coding sequence ATGAACAAAGCAGAAATTCTAAAAGATATAATAGAACAAAGACGAAGTATTTTCCCAAAAGATTATTCTGAAACCGAAATACCTCAGGAGGTCATTGAAGAAATTTTACACTCAGCGACGCTGGCCCCGAATCACAAGCGTACAAAACCTTGGCGTTTCAAAATTTTCAAAGGGGAAGAAAAAGCAGCCTTAGCTTCAGAAATGCAGGCTATCTATAAAGCTACCCAACCGGAACAGACCTTTTTAGAAAAAAAGTATCAGGATATTGGTTTTAAGATCAATAAATCAGATGCTGTCATTTCCATTGTAGTCAATTTCAGCGGTATGGTTCCGGAATGGGAGGAAATTGCTGCTGTTTCAATGGCTGTACAGAATATGTACCTTACGTGTACCGCCAATGAAGTAGGTTGCTACTGGAGTTCTCCGGCAATTGTTAATCACCTGAAAGATTCGCTGACTATTGAGGAAAACCAAAAATGTCTGGGACTTTTCTATATGGGTAATGTAGCAGAATAA
- a CDS encoding M3 family metallopeptidase, with protein MNILTERFNTPYHAAPFTSIKNEDFLPAFKELIKSSEAEIDAIVNNSDAPTFANVIEALAFSGEQLDVVSNIFFNLNSAETSDEIQQIAQEVSPILTEYSSKISQNEALFNKIKKVYDEKDQYDLNEEQEMLLEETYKGFVRSGALLNDADKEKLQKIDMELSLKSLQFGQNVLASTNAYFKHITNKEDLAGIPDAILDQYAEEAKERKLEGWVVTLQYPSYIPFMTYAENRELRKEIALASGKKSFDGGEFDNQELIKELLNLKQQKAELLGYRNYADYVLEERMAKSPVKVLDFLNELLTKAKPYADQEIEELRSLARTDGIEELQSYDHAFYAEKLRKQKYDFNDEELKPYFPLDQVQDAVFGLAGKLFGLHFKERNDIPKYHEDVKVYEVWETGSGKNEDGKEQSEGNFKALLYADYFPRKGKRAGAWMTSYKSQYKKDGENSRPHISIVCNFSKPTKDTPSLLTFQEVTTLFHEFGHALHGMMADTQYPNLSGTSVKWDFVELPSQFLENFCYEPEFLKTFAKHYKTGEVLPDEKIEKIEQSKNFMEGYQTMRQLGFGLLDMNYHTKVAELANESVKEFEDKYTKATTLYPINPETAMSPSFSHIFQGGYSAGYYSYKWAEVLDADAFQYFKETGIFNPETAAKYKILLSSGGTKDPMELYKSFRGREPKVESLLKRAFG; from the coding sequence ATGAATATTTTAACAGAGAGATTTAATACCCCATATCATGCAGCTCCGTTTACTAGTATCAAAAATGAAGATTTTCTTCCCGCATTCAAAGAACTGATCAAAAGTTCTGAAGCTGAAATTGATGCTATTGTAAATAATTCTGATGCGCCCACTTTCGCAAATGTGATTGAAGCATTAGCTTTTTCCGGAGAACAGCTGGATGTGGTTTCCAATATCTTTTTCAATTTGAATTCTGCGGAAACCAGTGATGAAATCCAGCAGATTGCCCAGGAAGTTTCCCCGATTCTTACTGAGTATTCTTCAAAAATCTCTCAAAACGAAGCTTTATTCAATAAAATCAAAAAAGTATACGACGAAAAAGATCAATATGATCTTAATGAAGAGCAGGAAATGCTGTTGGAAGAAACCTACAAGGGCTTTGTGAGAAGCGGTGCCCTTCTGAATGATGCGGACAAAGAAAAACTACAGAAGATTGACATGGAACTTTCTTTAAAATCTCTGCAGTTCGGGCAGAATGTTTTAGCCTCTACAAATGCTTATTTTAAACATATCACAAATAAGGAAGACCTTGCCGGAATTCCTGATGCTATCCTTGATCAGTATGCAGAGGAAGCGAAGGAGAGGAAGCTGGAAGGCTGGGTAGTTACATTACAGTATCCAAGCTATATCCCTTTCATGACGTATGCTGAAAACCGTGAACTGAGAAAGGAAATTGCTTTGGCAAGCGGCAAAAAATCTTTTGACGGGGGAGAATTTGACAATCAGGAACTGATTAAAGAGCTTCTTAATTTAAAACAACAAAAAGCAGAACTCTTAGGCTATCGAAACTATGCAGACTATGTTCTGGAGGAAAGAATGGCAAAATCCCCGGTAAAAGTTCTTGATTTTTTAAATGAACTTTTAACAAAGGCTAAACCTTATGCAGATCAAGAGATCGAAGAATTAAGATCATTAGCCAGGACAGACGGAATAGAGGAATTGCAGAGCTATGATCATGCTTTCTACGCTGAAAAACTCCGCAAACAGAAATATGATTTTAATGATGAAGAATTGAAGCCATATTTCCCATTGGATCAGGTGCAGGATGCTGTTTTCGGGCTTGCAGGAAAGCTTTTCGGACTTCATTTTAAGGAAAGAAATGATATCCCGAAATACCATGAGGATGTGAAAGTATATGAAGTTTGGGAGACCGGAAGCGGGAAAAATGAAGATGGAAAAGAGCAGTCAGAAGGGAATTTCAAAGCTTTGCTTTATGCAGATTATTTTCCAAGAAAAGGAAAAAGAGCAGGGGCATGGATGACCAGCTATAAAAGCCAGTATAAAAAAGACGGTGAAAATTCCCGTCCGCATATTTCTATTGTCTGTAATTTCAGTAAGCCTACAAAAGATACTCCTAGCCTACTGACATTCCAGGAAGTGACGACCTTATTCCATGAATTCGGTCATGCGCTTCACGGAATGATGGCCGATACGCAATACCCAAACCTTTCAGGAACGTCTGTAAAGTGGGACTTCGTAGAGCTTCCATCACAGTTTCTGGAGAATTTCTGCTATGAACCTGAGTTCCTGAAAACATTTGCCAAACATTATAAAACCGGCGAAGTGCTTCCTGATGAAAAGATCGAAAAGATTGAGCAGTCTAAAAACTTTATGGAAGGTTACCAGACGATGAGACAGCTTGGTTTCGGACTTCTGGATATGAATTACCACACAAAAGTTGCAGAACTGGCGAATGAAAGCGTGAAGGAGTTTGAGGATAAGTATACAAAGGCAACAACGCTTTATCCTATTAATCCTGAAACAGCGATGAGTCCAAGCTTTTCCCATATTTTCCAGGGAGGATATTCTGCAGGCTACTATTCTTACAAATGGGCGGAAGTTCTGGATGCAGATGCTTTCCAGTATTTTAAAGAAACAGGGATCTTCAATCCTGAAACGGCTGCAAAATACAAGATTCTTCTTTCTTCAGGGGGAACAAAAGATCCGATGGAGCTGTATAAAAGCTTCAGAGGGAGGGAGCCGAAAGTGGAAAGTTTACTAAAAAGAGCATTTGGATAA
- a CDS encoding SRPBCC family protein, producing MKTLLKILGVIILLAVLYAVVAMLAFSKNYHFEKSVVINAPKEKVWQHVGSLKEYNVWDPFSKADKGIVITYSGNGDKIGDSYHWKGNDKVGEGEQSITEIVPNEKLVTKLHFIKPFEGDAVANFILTSEGSGTKVTWSIDNELNTMMKIMKPMMDMNMKKMFDQGLGDLKKLSEQ from the coding sequence ATGAAAACACTCTTAAAAATTCTTGGCGTAATCATTCTTTTAGCTGTATTGTACGCAGTTGTTGCAATGCTGGCCTTCAGTAAAAACTATCACTTTGAAAAATCAGTAGTAATCAATGCTCCAAAAGAAAAAGTATGGCAGCATGTTGGCTCTTTGAAAGAATATAATGTCTGGGATCCTTTTTCCAAGGCTGATAAAGGTATTGTGATCACTTATTCCGGGAACGGCGACAAAATAGGAGATTCTTATCACTGGAAAGGCAATGATAAAGTAGGAGAGGGCGAACAGTCTATTACGGAAATTGTACCGAATGAGAAATTAGTCACCAAGCTCCATTTTATCAAACCTTTTGAAGGGGATGCTGTTGCGAACTTTATTTTGACTTCTGAAGGAAGCGGAACAAAAGTGACCTGGTCGATAGATAATGAGCTGAATACGATGATGAAAATTATGAAACCTATGATGGACATGAATATGAAAAAAATGTTTGATCAGGGACTGGGAGATCTTAAAAAGCTTTCTGAACAGTAA
- a CDS encoding 30S ribosomal protein S16, producing MSVKIRLQRHGKKGKPFFHIVVADARARRDGRFIEKLGTYNPITNPATIDLNVDSAVKWLNNGAQPTDTARAILSYKGVLYKKHLQGGVAKGAFDEAEAEKRFAAWLESKEQKVQGKVEGLSKAQADAKKAALEAEVKVNDARIAAAAQVEADAKAAEEAANAPAEEVVEATEGEAPAAETEENTEA from the coding sequence ATGTCAGTAAAAATCAGATTACAAAGACACGGTAAAAAAGGTAAGCCTTTTTTCCACATCGTGGTTGCAGATGCTAGAGCTAGAAGAGATGGTAGATTCATCGAAAAGCTAGGTACTTACAACCCAATTACTAACCCTGCGACTATCGATTTGAACGTTGATTCTGCTGTAAAGTGGTTAAACAACGGAGCTCAACCGACTGATACTGCAAGAGCTATTCTTTCTTACAAAGGAGTACTTTACAAAAAACACTTACAAGGTGGAGTTGCTAAAGGAGCTTTTGATGAAGCTGAAGCTGAAAAAAGATTCGCTGCTTGGTTAGAATCTAAAGAACAAAAAGTACAAGGTAAAGTAGAAGGTTTATCTAAAGCTCAGGCTGACGCTAAGAAAGCTGCTTTAGAAGCTGAAGTTAAAGTAAACGATGCTAGAATCGCTGCTGCTGCACAAGTAGAAGCTGATGCTAAAGCTGCTGAAGAAGCTGCTAACGCACCTGCTGAAGAAGTTGTAGAAGCTACAGAAGGAGAAGCTCCTGCTGCTGAAACTGAAGAAAACACTGAAGCTTAA
- a CDS encoding cupin domain-containing protein has protein sequence MIKIVNAFESLENISKDEVMMQKVALLTGGEDMALFIIELEEDQTLPAHYHKEGIEFYYIISGEAVIRIGNFHNGKIEKIKKEIVKAGDTFSIQAYTVHEISNSQLESVKLLAVAPLSHNGADRYFIELE, from the coding sequence ATGATAAAAATTGTAAATGCGTTTGAATCTTTAGAGAATATCTCAAAAGATGAAGTGATGATGCAGAAAGTAGCTTTACTGACAGGCGGCGAAGATATGGCATTATTCATCATAGAGCTCGAAGAAGACCAGACTTTACCAGCACATTATCATAAGGAAGGAATTGAATTTTATTATATTATTTCCGGAGAAGCGGTCATTAGGATCGGTAATTTCCACAACGGAAAAATTGAAAAGATAAAAAAGGAAATTGTAAAAGCCGGAGACACATTTTCAATTCAGGCATATACCGTGCACGAAATTTCAAATAGTCAATTGGAAAGTGTAAAACTATTGGCCGTTGCTCCACTATCACATAATGGAGCGGACCGTTATTTTATTGAATTAGAGTAA
- a CDS encoding leucine-rich repeat domain-containing protein, translating to MKKHLFFLTFFLITAPFYAQKKGKSKNPPPPPKEQIIPPSISEESGASGDNNMSVVMPASDLTRINATKTNGQKIRINQINELENLDFSQVKELSISTMMSDQSLDNRILQKILNEANQLEALEVANFKIEKFPEIKAQNHHLKKIALDKNDLRTIPESISNLTALENFSSGNPLRELPASFSQLKNIKELSLNYTEFSEFPKVIFSLNKLSFLYISGNYKGNIKIKELPDMFHELPELKELGVTNASLSKLPKSFLGLKKLKKVNFSNNQFTEFPEVLAANPKLEFVPFTNNPLEWSVFLASIKKIKWRGLFFLNETGFTKKQYEEIQKILAKIDVYYDGMND from the coding sequence ATGAAAAAACATCTTTTCTTTTTAACTTTCTTTCTTATCACAGCCCCTTTTTATGCACAAAAAAAAGGCAAGAGCAAAAATCCACCTCCTCCCCCTAAAGAGCAAATCATTCCGCCATCTATAAGTGAGGAGTCCGGAGCATCCGGCGATAATAATATGTCAGTGGTAATGCCTGCAAGTGATTTAACCAGAATTAATGCAACAAAAACGAATGGGCAAAAAATCAGGATCAACCAAATAAATGAGTTGGAAAATCTTGATTTTTCCCAAGTGAAAGAGCTGTCAATTAGTACAATGATGTCTGATCAATCTCTTGACAACAGAATCTTACAAAAAATACTCAATGAGGCCAATCAGCTGGAAGCTTTAGAAGTTGCTAATTTCAAAATAGAAAAGTTCCCTGAAATTAAAGCCCAGAACCATCACCTGAAAAAAATAGCACTGGATAAAAATGATTTGAGAACTATTCCCGAAAGTATTTCAAATTTAACTGCATTGGAAAATTTCAGTTCTGGTAATCCTTTACGCGAACTCCCAGCTTCTTTTTCCCAACTTAAAAACATCAAAGAATTAAGTTTGAATTACACAGAGTTTTCAGAATTTCCAAAAGTTATTTTCAGCTTAAACAAATTATCTTTTTTATATATTTCAGGAAATTATAAAGGGAATATAAAAATAAAGGAGCTCCCGGATATGTTCCATGAATTACCTGAACTTAAAGAGCTGGGAGTTACCAATGCTTCTCTTTCTAAATTGCCGAAGTCTTTTTTGGGACTCAAAAAATTAAAGAAGGTTAATTTCTCAAACAATCAGTTCACCGAATTTCCAGAAGTTCTGGCTGCCAATCCAAAACTGGAATTTGTACCTTTTACCAATAACCCTCTTGAATGGAGTGTCTTTTTAGCTTCCATTAAAAAAATAAAGTGGAGAGGCTTATTTTTCTTAAACGAAACAGGTTTTACTAAAAAACAGTACGAAGAAATTCAAAAGATTCTTGCCAAAATAGATGTTTATTATGATGGGATGAATGATTAA